The following is a genomic window from Malus sylvestris chromosome 12, drMalSylv7.2, whole genome shotgun sequence.
aaatttattttcctcATTCATACAAAAGTTAAGTTTCAAACATttcttcaaaataaaaaatatatttcgaGCTTCCCAAAGTAGCATGTGCAAATTGAGGCGATAATGTGCAAAGCAAAGAGTCGAAATTTTAAAACTCTATTAGGAAGACAAAATTTCAACTTGATGCTTAGGTTTAGAAGTTAGCTAATTTAATTTCAACTTGTCACTTGATGCTCAAGTTTAGAAGTTAGCTAATTTAAGTACAATCTAGTCTTGTAAGTTAAAGATCCTAGGTTTGACTCTTGTCAATTACAAGTTTGATGCCAAATTATATGGCATACTCATTGTGTAACTTAGCTCAAAGAGAACTGTTAAGCGGATTCTCCCAAAAGTGAGATAAGTCTCACACTCAGCCAGCTATAATAATGCGATTCAACtttgtctttggcgagaatcaaatctaagacctctcacttacaaataaagagaaatactactaaatcatattaagttagtttttcattcatttgattgttatttaaaaaaacaaacaaacgatattatttaaaTTAGGAAGAGGAAGTGGGCTTATTCTTATAATGGGTTAGCagtaatgtggtttaaattcaccTCTTATgagaattgaacttaaaacttctcacttacCTCTCGTTTGATTGTTATTAAAAATGAACAAGAATGATTTGTACGTGAACACGCCTCTTAAGAATTCGTCTATATTTTATGCTAGCTATGTGGGACTTCATtgccaaaaaacaaaattgcacGGCTGAAATCGTCAAAATAAAAATGACGAGGGACAATAGTGAAAATAGGTCAGAGTATTCAGCCATACTTGTTTCTCCGCCTAGGTTCATCCTCCCCGAACCAATTAATTGAATTACACAACGATTCGCAACTTTTTTTTCGCCACTTCATTTCCATATATACACAAaagctcctctctctctctctctctctctctcggaacTTGCTTGCCAATCTCTCACAAGGTTTAAGGGTTTGTGCATGGAAACCTCTGCTTCTTCATCAGCGACGACTGCCCAATCATCGACGATTCGTATCTGTCGCTGTAGCTTCTTCAGACGCTGCTGTCGATGCTACTGTTGCTGCTTCTGCACCTAATTTCGATAGTATCAATCCCATCTCGACACTCCTTAGCAATTTTGTGTTCCAATTTTGATCcggaaatttgagaattttgggGATTTTTCGGTGGTCATGGGGTTAGCGGAGGCTCAGCCGGGCCTATCTCTAGGGTTTAGCTCGCATCAGAGTTCGAGCTCGTCGAATTCAATCCAATCCATTCCGCTGCAATTGCTAGACCagaaagaagataaaattaggGTTGAGAATGGGGATGATCGTGACGAGGACGAGAAATTCAACCTCTTAGGGCACTCAATCTGCCTGAAAAGGCAGCGGGATGGGTTCACTATGAACCCGAACCCGTCAAAGTGCTTGGCGGTGGAATCGGCGGGGCTGGAGGCGAGGCGGGCCGTGGTTCGGTCTTGGGGGAATCAGCCCCTTTCGGTTGCGGACCCGGAGGTCCATGAAATTATGGAGAAGGAGAAGCATCGGCAGTTCAAAGGTATTGAATTGGTTGCTTCTGAGAATTTCGTGTGCAGAGCTGTGATGGAAGCTCTGGGCAGTCACTTGACGAATAAGTACTCGGAGGGTATGCCCGGGGCAAGATACTACACGGGCAATCAGCATATTGATCAGATTGAATTGCTTTGTCATGAACGCGCATTGGCAGCTTTTGGTCTTGATCCAGAGAAATGGGGCGTCAATGTCCAGCCTTATTCTTGTACCTCTGCGAATTTTGCAGTCTACACCGGTCTTTTGCTCCCAAATGATAGGATTATGGGATTGGATTCGCCTTCGGGAGGGCATATGAGTCATGGGTATTATATTCCTGGTGGGAAGAATGTATCGGCTGCCTCAATATTCTTTGATAGTTTCCCTTATAAGGTGAACCCACAAACAGGGTACATTGATTATGATAAGCTTGAGGAGAGGGCGGTTGATTATCGACCCAGGATACTTATTTGCGGTGGGAGTTCATACCCCCGGGAGTGGGATTATGCCAGGTTTAGGCATGTTGCGGATAAATGCGGAGCTGTGTTGATGTGTGACATGGCTCATATCAGTGGTCTTGTGGCAGCCAAGGTTTGAAATTTGACATCTGAACTCTAGCTCCGTTATTTAGTTTGTGAAGTTTCTGAATTCGTTAGCTATTACTGTTATTATTGCTTCATAGCATACTTCTCACGAACTTGTGGGCAGAAGGAGAAAGCAAATATTTTGACTGATCTACTAAGATATCATACCATGCTTTCTTATTTGGTGTTCAGTGTGGACAAATTAGCAAGTTTCTGAATTGGTTTCCTGTTTCTGTACACGTGTTCTGCTATTATTATTGTGTGGTATCAATTTCTTCACAAAGTTATAGACTGCCTGATTGGCTGTTGTAGGAGACAGCAGTTTCAGAGTCCTATCTCTTACTTGGCATTTTAATGCTTATAAATTGGGCTGCAAAATAACAACGCTAGTCACTGTGGCTGAACCATTTTACATTCTTTttgacaaaaagaaagagagattgaattgatttatgaAGATAGTATATCACGATCTCTTGGTTAGAAACTGGTATAAATGGTATTTTATCATTAAGTATAACGGTTGAGCTGTTTATTCATAAACAGTAGTATAATAAGTTAATAACATGCAAGTCGTTCTTTTGGTGGCTATAGGGCGGTCTAGTGGACTTTATGTTGACTTTCTAATATATTAGATAACTGCTGGTTTTCTTTATGGGTGTCAAATTTCCGTTTCAAAGGACATAAATTTCTTGAAGGTGCCTGCTCCACAGTATTTCGTGCCTTAGGTTAGAAACTGGTTTCTTGTTTTTCCTAATGCCGTGTGTTCCGTGCTTCTTGTGTCTCATTTTGTGTACTCTTGTGCATTCTTTAATGTGATGTTTTTATGCATGGCAACTGTTCTTCATTTGAGAAAATGTCCGAATTATATCATGTTATGAAATGCCATGAATGCTCTAGTGCTGTGATCTGATTTATTGAGAAAGTATAATACTTAGTAATTTTTTTAGTATCTGAGGATAGATGAGGATGCTGTTAATGCTGTTTGTGAAActcatttctttgttttgtgttagCCTACCAATATTGGTTTGTAATACCTGTTTAGAATGACTTACCTTCCACTGTTCACCTCTTGTATGGATTATCTGTTTGTAGCTTAAGGTGGGATTTAGCTATTTAAAAGGCCATACTCATATTGGTTGAAAAAGGAGTATCCGCTATCTGTTTCTGACATACCCGCTACTGTTCATTACAGGAATGTGCAAGCCCATTTGATTATTGTGATATTGTTACGTCAACAACGCACAAAAGTCTCCGGGGTCCTAGGGGAGGTATTATTTTTTACAGGAAAGGCACAAAATTAAGGAAGCAAGGTGTACATCATACTAATGACGGTGATAACAATTATGATTTCGAGGAAAAGATAAACTTCGCTGTTTTCCCCTCCCTACAAGGAGGTCCTCACAACAATTATATTGCTGCTCTTGCCATTGCCTTAAAACAAGTAGCCACTCCAGAGTATAAAGCATACATGAACCAGGTGAAGAGAAATGCACAAGCCTTGGCTAATGCTTTGTTAAGAAGAAAATGCAGATTGGTTACTGGGGGTACTGATAATCACTTGCTGCTTTGGGATCTGACTAGTCTTGGTATAACAGGTATTATAGTGTTAGCCAAGGCCAATTTACAACTAGGATTATTGAATTATATTTCCATGTAGAGAACATCTACCTTTTAACTTTCCAGTTTTGTTATCATTTTAATCCGATTGGTTTTTTATAGTTAGGTCAAAATTCAAGTTTATATACCTGTTCATGTTGGCATTACATGATTGCTTTTATAAGCAAAAACATGCCCGAGGCCGGGCGCTTCTCTCTTAAGGAAGAGGCAGCGTGGTATTCCACGGGAGAGGTTTATTCGTGGCGCACGTTAGTGCGTTGGGCTCA
Proteins encoded in this region:
- the LOC126593307 gene encoding serine hydroxymethyltransferase 7-like, whose product is MGLAEAQPGLSLGFSSHQSSSSSNSIQSIPLQLLDQKEDKIRVENGDDRDEDEKFNLLGHSICLKRQRDGFTMNPNPSKCLAVESAGLEARRAVVRSWGNQPLSVADPEVHEIMEKEKHRQFKGIELVASENFVCRAVMEALGSHLTNKYSEGMPGARYYTGNQHIDQIELLCHERALAAFGLDPEKWGVNVQPYSCTSANFAVYTGLLLPNDRIMGLDSPSGGHMSHGYYIPGGKNVSAASIFFDSFPYKVNPQTGYIDYDKLEERAVDYRPRILICGGSSYPREWDYARFRHVADKCGAVLMCDMAHISGLVAAKECASPFDYCDIVTSTTHKSLRGPRGGIIFYRKGTKLRKQGVHHTNDGDNNYDFEEKINFAVFPSLQGGPHNNYIAALAIALKQVATPEYKAYMNQVKRNAQALANALLRRKCRLVTGGTDNHLLLWDLTSLGITGKNFEKVCELCDITLNKTAIFGDNGAPSRRGVRIGTPAMTTRGCVEADFETIADFLLRAAKITASVQLERGTYHKDFIQGLQNNKDIVELRNRVETFAYQFEMPGYD